A stretch of DNA from Lotus japonicus ecotype B-129 chromosome 4, LjGifu_v1.2:
GAGGAAACTCATAGCAGAAGTTGCCATTTTCAAAACAACTGAATAACAGGGCTTGGAGGGATTTAGAAACTACTTGGTCATGAAGGCTTTGATATCATGTGAAAAACCAAACTCAATCAAAGTGCTTAAACAGTTAGGTGAAGGCTTAATAATGGTGTTATATCTAATTCTTTCTATATTGAAATTATGTTGTCAGTTTTTCAATAAtcaaatttctttctttttttattagCAGGTGCAGAGCACTGATCACATGTATGGCATAAAATAAGCACAGAATATTAAAGACCATTTTCTTCCAGAAATAGATGGATACGAAATTAAGCATCCCAAGAAATCTGACCTGGTTTCGAAAAATGATGTACGCTAGACAGAAATAGACCAAGAGGAATGGTAAAATTAGCGGGGCTAGGAAGAAATATGTAATACCAAGAAGTCCAAAGAAAAGGACCCTTGGAACATCCCTGTGGTAAGCCATAGATGGAGCTTCAAATTCATCCTCTTGTCTTGTGAAGGGTCTTTTTATTAAACTTAAAATGAGAGGAATTATCTGAAAGAGTTCAGATAATATACTTGTCCATCCAATTGTGACAACGTAAGTAATGAAAAATGATGcctgtaataaaaaaaattgaatttcatcAAAACATCTGAAAAGAAGATTTAATATCATTATGAGTTGGAAACTTGATATGCCGTTTTTAGTCTAAAATATCATGTCATGCTGTCAAGCCTAAAATGATAGATAGTACGATTAATGTTAGAAGTAAAGAGAATACTACTGAATGTTGATATTTTTTCCAATTATAATAGTAACAAACATGAGGGACTAATTAAGTTGTGACTAATTATCAGTTAGAGATTTATTTTACCCAAATTAACTAGTATTAAGGCGTTGAGTCTACAAGGTTACTAGGTACTCAGGTAATGTCATCTTGCCCAGGTAAAATCAGGAATGACCAAGTGTATCAAGGCTCAAACCTTTTCCTCCCTGGAATGACCCCTAGTAGATAAAACTTATCATTTCTACTTCATCTCCTATACTGTCTAATTTTTTCATTCTCACTCAAGAATAGGAAAAAGCACGATGTTTGAGACACTACTGAGATGTAGCTACCATCCCCATCCAATACTGCAGAAATTGCAACAATATCATTTATCATCTTTAAAGTGTCTGGATTTCATTGATGATTCCACTAACACTACAAAAAATGGCAGGTTAGTCGAGATACTTTTGAATTGCTCCAAATAATTGCTTTCCAGTTGCAGCAATTCAAATTTTCTTCCATAGCTATTCATGGTGTTAATGATAATTTGTAATTGGATTGTAAGGTTCACTGGAAGTTTCCTAGGTTTATTCATGCACTTCCTAAGATGCATTCATGCATTACAATTTCTATAGCAGTCTTTTAGCTTTCCAAGCTCCAAAGTAGCTATCTTTTTTAACATTCCTAGATGTAGATGTAAGAGAAATTATTGGAAAAATTCACAGGTATAAACAGATAAGTTTTGTAAGTTTAACAAGACTGTAATTACAGGAAAAGTGATATTGGAGCAGAAAACTACGTTAAGGATCCTGTACACTTGCTGTTGCTAACATGAAAGACTGTTTTTCCATTTTtgcaaaaataaatattttgaaatatttctttGTGAAAATGTTAATCAGAACTGTGGTAACCCTTGAGCAAAAGGGAAGTAGCACAATTAATAACGTTGATATTTCTTTACATGAAAGCCCAGACGGATGAAAATATGCTGAAATGAGATGAGAATGGATCCTCTCAATTGTAAAAGAAATTGACCAGTTAGATGGTAAAACTTGacattgtcaaaaaaaaataattacaatTGAGAGGATCCATTTTCAAATCACACTGAGTTATGGAGCACAAACATGGTTCGGCTCCACCAGCAGAAGTTTTGGAGAAATTTATAAATACAAATACGCAATAGGAAAATGATTGTCTAACCTGCGCTGGAACTCCAACAGCCAGTTTCCCAGCAAGGTCCTTCAGATCAAGAACGACAGACAGATGATCTATAACTGACCCAGAAAATACAGTTGCAAAAAACACATTCCATACTGTGAACCACAGTACTTTTCTACACGCACTCATTTCTATATTACTATGTGAGATGTATCCTTGAATGGTGGACAGGAGCCGCATAATAGGAGGCACCACTTTCAGAGACATCTGAAGAATAAGGCTTGGTAGGTATCCCGTAATTACTTGAGTGACAAATTTTCTGTAAGCAGATTCACAAAAGGTTTAGATCTTTTTTATCAATAGACTAAAAGACAAGACATAAAGGTAATGCAAGCACACCTCCTAATCAAGAAGACATAGAATCAAAAATCACAAAAGGGACAGCTAGAAACTTATAATGAATCAGCAGCTTATCTGACTTTGCAGAAAGTGCTGTTATCGAACTATCCTAGTGCATGAAATTAAAACATTGAGTGAAGCAGAAAAAGTTCTTCAACCACATCTGGATTGAAATCCAAGAAATTATCCTCCTTTGGAAAAGCCCATAATTTAGATGTACAATCAAAATGTACTGCAAACCAGGGTTCATAAGTTCCTCCTATGTGTAAGAGGCAATTTGCAAGCAATCTGATTGTAATACTCCTAGATATTCAtgaaaagttcttttttaaccAAGGAATGGAAACGTAGTTTGGATCACTAAAGCTCACAAATTAATTTGATTTGGGCTTACATGCCACTTATAGCTTTCTGGCTTCACCCTTTTCTGATATACTCCACAGTGAACTATGGATGCCATCAGTGCAATATAAATTCCATTAGATAACCAACTTGTGGCCTAGTTACTGCTTGGAAGTGTATGCTTAAGAAACAATCAACTACGAACCTGTTTGGATTCAAACCAAAGAGCAattattggagcttatttagTGATTTTTTTCTAGTATTTAAGCTGCAATAAGTCTGTCTCCAAACAAACTCTATGTCTTTTGACCTAACTATCATGGAACTctaaaatttctcttttttttggaGCAAAAACTCCATAATGAGACCACATGGAGAGATGATAGAAGAATAGCTTTATGAgcataagaaagaaaatgagggGTAATTCattaacaataaataaataaataaataaaccatCTTTTACTTACATAGTTAGAATGCTTGTCAAAAAGGGAAACAAAATTTTCAATTGAGTGAGGTTGGTAAGGCCTTGAACGATAACAACGGGTATAAGGAACAATATTGTGAAAAGAGTGCTCTCAACTATAACCACCAACTTTGAAATCCATTTTCGCATGAATGATTCAGAAAAGAAAGGCCAGTAAATATCACGAGGTTCTGGAGCTGGCTCAGTAATCCAATGGGTAGGATTTACTGATTGCTGCAAATGGAAAGAAGTTGCAGCAGCATAACGAGACTTGAAGAACACGAACGCAGCTCGAGACTCCTTGAAGATTGAACAAGAATGTCGGTTAAAAGGATGCACTTCATATCATTGCTTACAGGAAAAGAGTAAAATGCTAAAAAGAAGAATGGGATACtcataaaaatattttcttttaatgagAGAGATTACCACATACTTCTCCTGCCAATGAAGCCTCTGATTGCTCCAATCTCACATTCTGCTCAATGTCCTCCAACTTCTTTCCGTAGTGATCTATAAGATCATCTTTTTGTCCAAAAAGACCAAAACAATCACCATGCTTATACTTTTGCTGAGTAGGATCCGAACGTAATTGAATAATCCTTTTATACAAACCCTTTGCCTTACTCTACAATTAAGGGAAAGACAGGGAGATGAATAGcataattatgaaaataaaaaattgaataatatcatcaacaacatatcatccatcttttatttaaaatggaaataaataatttggTTACCAGTAATCtgttataattaataaatgaCACTCAAGCTATGAACAGAATAACAATATATTACTAAGGGTTTTGATCATTGTAACTGACTCAGGGACTTTCCATCAAGGAAAAATTTTATTGTATGGAAAATCTCACTAATATTTAAAAGTTCAGTTCATCTGCGAAAGTGAACCTCAATCACAACACTAAGATGGTCAAATATAAAAATTAGTTGAGAAGGGTAAAAGGATAAGAAAAGCTGTACACGTCAGGTTTTGAAGGCTTTAATCACTCCGAATGGAAAGCAGATAGGTAGATTGTTTTACACAAACTTTCAGATGAATTAGCTCCTCATTATTAGCAAATCTCATTTGTGTACAGTCACAAGAAATATGCATGGCAAAAGTCAATTTCTCAATGCAGCTAATTAAAAACCTATATCATAGTGTGGGGGAACAACTATATATTTTAACTGTACAGCTAATAATTACAATACCGATTGAGAGCACTGAAAAGTCCATGGTTGAgatgaaaaggaaatttctAGCACATTATGTTATTCACATAATGCTCCAATATTAACTACAAACGGTATATGACAATGCTCACATATTGCAATAAAAAGAACAAACACCCAGAACTGAGCTGAAAATTTTGCAACCCTTCAGAGGACTAGAATAAATGTTTCTAAACATGATCAAATATAGAGATAAatgttaatgaagaagaaaggaaactAAAATTGTACAGAATCCTTACCAGGAGACTTCGGATTTTATTTGTGCGATGAATAACCACATGCGACAAATATGTACTTGGGTGTAGCTCTTTAAAGAAGCTC
This window harbors:
- the LOC130711288 gene encoding CSC1-like protein At1g69450; amino-acid sequence: MIVSALLTSVGINTALCVLFFACYSILRKQPTNFRVYIPRLLAAQGTSLKTRFNFKRLIPSPDWVAKSWSLSEDQLLSLSGLDALVFMRIITFSLKLFSFAGVVGIFVILPVHCWGNQLQEFDLVDFASNSLDVFTISNVNSGSAWLWIHFFAVYIVTGFTCLLLFYEYRYIASKRISYFCSSKPQPHQFTILVHSIRASSGCSISDSVESFFKELHPSTYLSHVVIHRTNKIRSLLSKAKGLYKRIIQLRSDPTQQKYKHGDCFGLFGQKDDLIDHYGKKLEDIEQNVRLEQSEASLAGEESRAAFVFFKSRYAAATSFHLQQSVNPTHWITEPAPEPRDIYWPFFSESFMRKWISKLVVIVESTLFTILFLIPVVIVQGLTNLTQLKILFPFLTSILTIKFVTQVITGYLPSLILQMSLKVVPPIMRLLSTIQGYISHSNIEMSACRKVLWFTVWNVFFATVFSGSVIDHLSVVLDLKDLAGKLAVGVPAQASFFITYVVTIGWTSILSELFQIIPLILSLIKRPFTRQEDEFEAPSMAYHRDVPRVLFFGLLGITYFFLAPLILPFLLVYFCLAYIIFRNQFINVYAPKYETAGKYWPIVHDSMIFSLVLMHIIAVGIFALKKLSSASGWMLPLPVLTLLFNEYCRKRFLPIFTAYSAESLIHKDREDQNDTSMADFYDKLVIAYNDPALLPIQHSSNTDGLLSPLLSSVSQSQL